A stretch of DNA from Desulfosarcina ovata subsp. ovata:
CTGGCCCCACGGATCCAGGAAAAAGGTATCCGTTGCTGCGCCGCAGGCGATGGGCCGCTCTTCACCCTTCAGATGCATCAGGAGCCCCAGGTTGATGTAGGCCCTGAACCAGTCCTTCAACCGCCGCTTGATATTCCTGCGAGGCGATTGAAGCAGGGCCTCCATGAATCGGATGATGGCGTCCTGAACCTCATCGGCATTTTCAATTTTGTTGTCGTTTTTATGAAAATAGAACGAATTGTGAATGATCGCGTTGGCGAATTCAACATCCAGTGCGCTCACCAGCGTATGAAAATCCATCAAATCATGACAATTGTCGCCGGAGATCGTCATGGCAAATCCGATATCCTTTACGCCCATCCTCTTAAGGCGTAGGACTGTTCTCAAGGCCCGGTCAAATCCGTTTTTAATCCCGCGAAGCCGGTCATTGAGGGCAGGGAGCCCTTCAACACTGACACGAACCGTAATATCCGGGAACTTTCTGGCTACGCTTTCAATACGATCCGTGAAATAGCCGTTAGTGCTGATTTCAAGCCGATCCGACTTTTTGTCCAGGATTCG
This window harbors:
- a CDS encoding radical SAM protein — translated: MECAVITTYRCNAKCGMCDTWKYPSKASEEFDPKILEKIPPGMTRLNITGGEPMLRKDIGDIVRILDKKSDRLEISTNGYFTDRIESVARKFPDITVRVSVEGLPALNDRLRGIKNGFDRALRTVLRLKRMGVKDIGFAMTISGDNCHDLMDFHTLVSALDVEFANAIIHNSFYFHKNDNKIENADEVQDAIIRFMEALLQSPRRNIKRRLKDWFRAYINLGLLMHLKGEERPIACGAATDTFFLDPWGQVLACNGSSEPMIMGNLVDQSFEEIWNSEQAEKIRRQVSDCKQNCWMTGTAVPAMRKKPWRPIKWVLENKLRLYRGQEICL